From one Acidimicrobiales bacterium genomic stretch:
- the hisD gene encoding histidinol dehydrogenase, whose protein sequence is MLNRLDLRDAAGDLAGRLPRPEVAGAGPVAAVRAILDDVRSRGDVALREYSERFDGVVPEPLRVPTDEIAAALAGLGPDLRDALESAAAGITDFQRSQLAPEHDYERGGLRVRDLRRPVDRAGCYVPGGRAVYPSTVLMTAIPAKVAGVPEVALCVPPDPTGQVPTVTLAAAAIAGVDEVYAVGGAQAIGALAYGTESIPAVDVIVGPGNVYVSVAKREVAGTVGVPSSFAGPSEIVVVADDTTPATYAAVDLLVQAEHGPGGLAWLLSWSPDAIEAVVAEVERLTDAAPRRDEILSTFADGGYAVLCASPEQAMEVANLIAPEHLQLMTADPDDLVPLVRHAGAVFTGVLAPASIGDYVAGPSHVLPTDGSARFSSALTVDDFQKRLHVISLDEPAFATAAPVVATLAEAEGLVAHADSVRLREGGPR, encoded by the coding sequence GTGCTGAACCGACTCGACCTGCGTGACGCCGCGGGCGACCTCGCCGGGCGCCTGCCCCGGCCCGAGGTGGCCGGCGCGGGGCCGGTCGCCGCCGTGCGCGCCATTCTCGACGACGTGCGCTCCCGCGGCGACGTCGCCCTGCGCGAGTACAGCGAGCGCTTCGACGGGGTGGTGCCCGAGCCGCTGCGGGTCCCCACCGACGAGATCGCCGCCGCCCTCGCCGGCCTCGGTCCCGACCTGCGGGACGCCCTCGAGTCGGCCGCGGCCGGCATCACCGACTTCCAGCGGTCCCAGCTGGCGCCGGAGCACGACTACGAGCGTGGCGGCCTCCGGGTGCGGGACCTGCGCCGGCCGGTCGACCGAGCGGGCTGTTACGTCCCCGGCGGGCGAGCGGTGTACCCGTCCACGGTGCTGATGACCGCCATCCCCGCGAAGGTGGCCGGCGTCCCTGAGGTGGCGTTGTGCGTGCCCCCCGACCCGACCGGTCAGGTGCCGACGGTGACCCTCGCCGCCGCCGCGATCGCCGGCGTCGACGAGGTCTACGCCGTCGGCGGCGCCCAGGCCATCGGCGCCCTGGCCTACGGCACCGAGTCCATCCCTGCGGTCGACGTCATCGTCGGTCCCGGCAACGTGTACGTGTCGGTGGCCAAGCGCGAGGTTGCCGGCACCGTCGGCGTGCCGTCGTCCTTCGCCGGCCCGTCCGAGATCGTGGTGGTCGCCGACGACACCACCCCGGCCACCTACGCGGCGGTGGACCTGCTCGTGCAGGCCGAGCACGGGCCGGGTGGGCTCGCCTGGTTGCTGTCCTGGTCGCCAGACGCCATCGAGGCGGTGGTGGCCGAGGTCGAGCGCCTCACCGACGCCGCGCCCCGTCGCGACGAGATCCTCAGCACCTTCGCCGACGGGGGCTACGCCGTGCTCTGCGCCTCACCCGAGCAGGCCATGGAGGTCGCCAACCTGATCGCTCCCGAGCACCTCCAGCTGATGACGGCAGACCCCGATGACCTCGTCCCGCTGGTGCGCCACGCCGGCGCGGTGTTCACGGGCGTGCTCGCGCCGGCCTCGATCGGCGATTACGTGGCCGGTCCGAGCCACGTGCTGCCCACGGACGGCTCCGCCCGCTTCTCCAGCGCCCTCACCGTCGACGACTTCCAGAAGCGCCTCCACGTCATCAGCCTCGACGAGCCCGCCTTCGCCACCGCTGCGCCGGTCGTCGCCACCCTGGCCGAGGCCGAGGGCCTCGTGGCCCACGCCGACTCCGTGCGCCTCCGGGAGGGTGGGCCCCGATGA
- the hisC gene encoding histidinol-phosphate transaminase, translated as MTVAPRDDLVALEGYHSPQVSVDVRLNTNESPAPPPAGWVDDLTRAVADVDWHRYPDRGAGELRTRIAAMHGVAPEQVFAANGSNEVLQCLLLTYGGPGRSVGVFEPTYALHSHLAHITGTGVLVGERTADFALDPAEVERVVTGGRPTVTFLCSPNNPTGVVEPEDVVRDVLAKVEAVDGLLVVDEAYGQFAPWSALTLIDDDRPLCVTRTFSKTWSMAAARLGYVVGPSWLIAELDKVTLPYHLDALKQAAGTLALDYEDAMDERVAAIVEERGRLVTRLRDLDVDVWPSGANFVLFRPRSGDGDGVWQGLVDRSVLVRNCASWPRLDGCLRVTIGTPDEDDRFLDALEEIL; from the coding sequence ATGACGGTCGCGCCCCGGGACGATCTCGTCGCCCTCGAGGGCTACCACTCGCCGCAGGTGTCGGTGGACGTCCGCCTGAACACGAACGAGTCGCCGGCGCCGCCGCCCGCGGGCTGGGTGGACGACCTCACGCGTGCCGTCGCGGACGTCGACTGGCACCGCTATCCCGACCGCGGTGCCGGCGAGCTACGGACCCGGATCGCGGCCATGCACGGCGTGGCGCCCGAGCAGGTCTTCGCGGCCAACGGCTCCAACGAGGTGCTCCAGTGCCTCCTGCTCACCTACGGCGGCCCCGGTCGCTCGGTCGGTGTCTTCGAGCCGACCTACGCCCTGCACTCGCACCTCGCCCACATCACCGGCACGGGCGTGCTGGTGGGGGAGCGCACGGCCGACTTCGCGCTCGACCCCGCCGAGGTCGAGCGGGTGGTCACCGGCGGGCGGCCCACGGTCACGTTCCTCTGCTCGCCCAACAACCCCACCGGGGTGGTCGAGCCCGAGGACGTCGTGCGCGACGTCCTGGCGAAGGTCGAGGCGGTGGACGGACTGCTGGTCGTGGACGAGGCCTACGGCCAGTTCGCCCCCTGGTCGGCGCTCACGCTGATCGACGACGACCGCCCGCTGTGCGTCACCCGCACCTTCTCGAAGACATGGTCCATGGCCGCGGCCCGCCTCGGCTACGTCGTCGGCCCCTCGTGGCTGATCGCCGAGCTGGACAAGGTGACCCTGCCATACCACCTGGACGCGCTGAAGCAGGCCGCCGGAACGTTGGCCCTGGACTACGAGGACGCCATGGACGAGCGCGTCGCCGCCATCGTGGAGGAGCGGGGTCGCCTCGTCACCCGGCTGCGGGACCTCGACGTCGACGTGTGGCCCTCCGGTGCCAACTTCGTGCTGTTCCGCCCCCGGTCCGGCGACGGCGACGGCGTGTGGCAGGGCCTCGTCGACCGTTCGGTGCTCGTGCGCAACTGCGCCTCGTGGCCTCGCCTCGACGGGTGTCTGCGCGTCACCATTGGCACACCCGACGAGGACGACCGCTTCCTCGACGCCCTGGAGGAGATCCTGTGA
- the hisB gene encoding imidazoleglycerol-phosphate dehydratase HisB, producing MSRFASRERTTKETEISIEMDVDGSGLTEVSTGIPFFDHMLSQLGRHGGFDLRVRAVGDLEIDHHHTVEDVGIALGEVLADALGDKAGVRRFASSSVPLDEALVEVALDLSGRPYLHYEVDFPGEKILSDPPFDPQLIEEFWRAFVVASAITLHITKTRGKNTHHIIEATFKGVAHALRNAVRVEGAGVPSTKGTL from the coding sequence GTGAGCCGATTCGCCAGTCGGGAGCGCACCACCAAGGAGACGGAGATCTCCATCGAGATGGACGTCGACGGGTCGGGCCTCACCGAGGTGTCCACGGGCATCCCGTTCTTCGACCACATGCTCAGCCAGCTCGGCCGCCACGGCGGATTCGACCTGCGGGTGCGGGCCGTCGGCGACCTCGAGATCGACCACCACCACACGGTCGAGGACGTCGGCATCGCCCTGGGCGAGGTGCTGGCCGACGCGCTGGGGGACAAGGCCGGCGTGCGGCGCTTCGCGTCCTCGTCCGTGCCCTTGGACGAGGCGTTGGTCGAGGTGGCCCTCGACCTCTCCGGCCGCCCCTACCTCCACTACGAGGTCGACTTCCCGGGCGAGAAGATCCTGAGCGACCCGCCCTTCGACCCCCAGCTCATCGAGGAGTTCTGGCGCGCCTTCGTGGTGGCGTCGGCCATCACGCTGCACATCACCAAGACACGGGGCAAGAACACCCACCACATCATCGAGGCCACCTTCAAGGGCGTCGCCCACGCCCTGCGCAACGCCGTGCGGGTCGAGGGCGCGGGGGTCCCGTCCACCAAGGGAACGCTGTGA
- the hisH gene encoding imidazole glycerol phosphate synthase subunit HisH: protein MSGPVIAVVDYGIGNLRSAQKALEHVGAEAHLTADRDLIAAADGVVLAGVGNFGRCMEALRQADLAGPTLDAVASGRPVMGICVGMQLLYEASEEAPDTAGLGVLPGTVRLLPDTEKRPQMQWNLLQRQGPSALLDGIDDPLWMYFVHSYAPPAGDAVVATCDYGGPVTAVVEQGNVWATQFHPEKSSAKGLAVLANFAKAAARQVTAMGQQA, encoded by the coding sequence GTGAGCGGCCCCGTCATCGCCGTCGTCGACTACGGCATCGGCAACCTGCGCTCGGCCCAGAAGGCCCTCGAGCACGTCGGCGCGGAGGCCCACCTGACCGCGGACCGCGACCTCATCGCCGCCGCCGACGGGGTGGTGCTCGCCGGCGTGGGCAACTTCGGCCGGTGCATGGAAGCGCTCCGCCAGGCCGACCTCGCCGGGCCCACCCTCGACGCGGTGGCGTCCGGTCGCCCCGTCATGGGCATCTGCGTCGGCATGCAGCTGCTGTACGAGGCCTCCGAGGAGGCGCCTGACACCGCCGGCCTCGGGGTGCTCCCCGGCACCGTGCGCCTGTTGCCCGACACCGAGAAGCGCCCGCAGATGCAGTGGAACCTGCTCCAGCGCCAGGGCCCGTCGGCGCTGCTCGACGGCATCGACGACCCGCTGTGGATGTACTTCGTGCACTCCTACGCCCCGCCCGCCGGCGACGCCGTGGTGGCCACCTGCGACTACGGCGGGCCCGTCACCGCGGTGGTCGAGCAGGGCAACGTCTGGGCCACCCAGTTCCATCCCGAGAAGTCGAGCGCCAAGGGACTCGCGGTGCTCGCCAACTTCGCCAAGGCCGCTGCCCGTCAGGTCACCGCCATGGGACAGCAGGCCTGA
- the hisA gene encoding 1-(5-phosphoribosyl)-5-[(5-phosphoribosylamino)methylideneamino]imidazole-4-carboxamide isomerase, with protein sequence MDLYPAIDLRGGRCVRLYQGDYAQETVYADDPVAQARAFADAGAPWIHVVDLDGARSGEPAHTEVISAIAEAVDVPVQTGGGIRDEATAERLFAGGVARVVLGTVALEQPELVARLAARHPVAVGLDARAGDVAVRGWEEASGRSVLDVAREFEAAGIAALIVTDIGRDGTLEGPDVDGLGAVLAATSVDVIASGGVGTLADLEHLRALEVAERKLSGAIVGRALYEGAFTLDAALVASVGA encoded by the coding sequence ATGGACCTCTACCCGGCCATCGACCTGCGGGGCGGTCGCTGCGTGCGCCTGTACCAGGGCGACTACGCCCAGGAGACGGTCTACGCCGACGATCCCGTCGCCCAGGCCCGCGCCTTCGCCGACGCCGGCGCCCCCTGGATCCACGTGGTGGACCTCGACGGCGCGCGCTCGGGCGAGCCCGCCCACACCGAGGTCATCAGTGCCATCGCCGAGGCGGTCGACGTGCCCGTGCAGACCGGCGGCGGCATCCGCGACGAGGCCACCGCCGAGCGCCTCTTCGCCGGCGGTGTGGCCCGGGTCGTGCTCGGGACCGTCGCGCTGGAGCAGCCCGAGCTGGTGGCGCGCCTCGCCGCCCGCCACCCGGTGGCGGTCGGCCTCGACGCCCGTGCCGGCGATGTCGCCGTGCGGGGCTGGGAGGAGGCCTCCGGCCGCTCGGTGCTCGACGTCGCCCGGGAGTTCGAGGCCGCCGGCATCGCCGCCCTCATCGTCACCGACATCGGCCGCGACGGCACCCTCGAGGGTCCCGACGTCGACGGCCTCGGCGCCGTTCTCGCCGCCACGAGCGTGGACGTCATCGCGTCGGGGGGCGTCGGGACGCTCGCCGACCTCGAGCACCTCCGTGCCCTCGAAGTGGCCGAGCGAAAGCTCAGCGGCGCCATCGTCGGCCGCGCCCTGTACGAGGGCGCCTTCACCCTCGACGCCGCCCTCGTGGCGTCGGTGGGGGCCTGA
- the hisF gene encoding imidazole glycerol phosphate synthase subunit HisF, with product MRTARIIPCLDVDNGRVVKGVNFVDLVDAGDPVELAARYDREGADEVVFLDITASSDARDTIVDVARRTAEEVFIPFTIGGGIRSVDDARRLLRAGADKVSINTAAIDRPELITELATEFGTQCVVVAIDARRRAAGDDGDEGPAFGVYTHGGRNPTGLDAVAWAAECERRGAGEILLTSMDRDGTRDGFDLELTRAVSDACGIPVIASGGVGSLDHLADGVVEGGADAVLAASIFHFGEHTVAEAKEHLAARGITVRPQ from the coding sequence GTGCGCACCGCGCGGATCATCCCGTGCCTCGACGTCGACAACGGTCGCGTGGTGAAGGGCGTGAACTTCGTCGACCTCGTCGACGCCGGCGACCCGGTCGAGCTCGCCGCCCGCTACGACCGCGAGGGCGCCGACGAGGTCGTCTTCCTCGACATCACCGCGTCCTCCGACGCCCGCGACACCATCGTCGACGTGGCCCGGCGCACCGCCGAGGAGGTGTTCATCCCCTTCACCATCGGGGGCGGCATCCGCTCGGTGGACGACGCCCGCCGGTTGCTGCGAGCTGGGGCCGACAAGGTGTCGATCAACACCGCCGCCATCGACCGGCCCGAGCTGATCACCGAACTGGCCACCGAGTTCGGCACGCAGTGCGTGGTGGTGGCCATCGACGCCCGCCGCCGTGCCGCCGGGGACGATGGGGACGAGGGTCCCGCCTTCGGCGTGTACACCCACGGCGGCCGCAACCCCACCGGCCTCGACGCCGTGGCCTGGGCCGCCGAGTGCGAGCGCCGCGGTGCCGGCGAGATCCTCCTCACCTCGATGGACCGCGACGGCACACGCGACGGCTTCGACCTGGAGCTGACCCGGGCGGTGTCCGACGCCTGCGGCATCCCCGTGATCGCCAGCGGCGGGGTGGGCTCGCTCGACCACCTGGCCGACGGTGTGGTGGAGGGTGGCGCCGACGCCGTCCTCGCCGCGTCCATCTTCCACTTCGGCGAGCACACCGTGGCCGAGGCCAAGGAGCACCTGGCCGCACGGGGGATCACGGTCCGCCCGCAGTGA
- a CDS encoding co-chaperone GroES, with protein sequence MAANGAAAAGASDDDKLPIKMLNDRILVQTSSEGERRSSGGIVIPATAQVGKRLVWAEAVAAGPNVRSIEPGDHVLFNPEDRFEVEVRGQDYVILRERDIHAVAAPRLDEGSTGLYL encoded by the coding sequence ATGGCAGCCAACGGAGCCGCAGCGGCGGGCGCGTCCGATGACGACAAGCTCCCCATCAAGATGCTGAACGACCGCATCCTGGTGCAGACCTCGTCCGAGGGCGAGCGGCGCTCGAGCGGCGGCATCGTCATCCCCGCCACGGCCCAGGTGGGCAAGCGCCTGGTGTGGGCCGAGGCCGTCGCCGCCGGCCCCAATGTCCGCAGCATCGAGCCGGGCGACCACGTCCTGTTCAACCCCGAGGACCGCTTCGAGGTCGAGGTGCGGGGGCAGGACTACGTGATCCTGCGCGAGCGCGACATCCACGCGGTCGCTGCGCCCCGGCTCGACGAAGGCAGCACGGGCCTCTACCTGTGA
- the hisI gene encoding phosphoribosyl-AMP cyclohydrolase yields MEVTAEELGRVAYNADGLVPAIVQDAENGQVLMLAWMNAESLAKTLATGRTWFWSRSRQELWGKGETSGDRQYVRAAFYDCDGDTLLFIVDQEGRGACHTGERSCFFRAFGHPEDPGNDPDPAPAARAEHGTDDPTT; encoded by the coding sequence ATCGAGGTCACCGCCGAGGAGCTCGGGCGGGTGGCGTACAACGCCGACGGGCTCGTTCCCGCCATCGTGCAGGACGCCGAGAACGGCCAGGTCCTGATGCTGGCGTGGATGAACGCCGAGTCGTTGGCCAAGACCCTCGCCACCGGCCGCACGTGGTTCTGGAGCCGGTCGCGCCAGGAGCTCTGGGGCAAGGGCGAGACCTCCGGCGACCGCCAGTACGTGCGGGCCGCGTTCTACGACTGCGACGGCGACACGCTGCTGTTCATCGTCGACCAGGAGGGCAGGGGCGCCTGCCACACCGGTGAGCGCTCGTGCTTCTTCCGGGCCTTCGGGCACCCCGAGGACCCGGGGAACGACCCCGACCCCGCTCCCGCCGCCCGCGCCGAGCACGGCACCGACGACCCGACCACCTGA
- the trpE gene encoding anthranilate synthase component I: MTTPVAAFARLVGERPGFLLESVEHAERWSRWSFVGRNPLTTIVARGGRLDVDGELPLGVPTDQGVLATLEHLLERYRSPQLPDLPPLHGGVIGYLGYDVVREVEHLPDVPPDDLGRPDAVLSVIGQLAAFDHWRQRVTLIDNVLVEPDATEAALDAAYEAAVARLEQLAEDGARPLSEPLVDPPDPTDPLPEVTSTMGAEVYCAAVDVAKEHILAGDIFQVVLAQRFDLELGADPFDVYRVLRQVNPSPYMYFLRHPEVTLVGSSPEPMVQLLDGRVVSRPIAGTRPRGATDEEDRRLGAELAEHPKEVAEHVMLIDLARNDVGRVVEFGTERVDEMMTLERYSHVMHLTSQVSGKLAEGRTPIDVLRATLPAGTVSGAPKVRAMEIIDALEPTKRGPYAGVVGYLDFSGNIDTAIAIRTMVIGPDGVASVQAGAGIVADSDPMAEHEETQNKARALLAAVPAARRMSRKGTP, encoded by the coding sequence ATGACCACGCCGGTGGCGGCGTTCGCCCGCCTGGTGGGGGAGCGGCCGGGGTTCCTGCTCGAATCGGTCGAGCATGCCGAGCGCTGGAGCCGCTGGTCCTTCGTGGGCCGCAACCCGCTCACCACCATCGTGGCCCGGGGCGGTCGCCTCGATGTCGACGGCGAGCTGCCCCTCGGCGTCCCCACCGACCAAGGGGTCCTGGCCACCCTCGAGCACCTGCTCGAGCGCTACCGGTCGCCGCAGCTCCCCGACCTGCCGCCGCTGCACGGCGGGGTGATCGGCTACCTCGGCTACGACGTGGTGCGCGAGGTCGAGCACCTGCCCGACGTCCCGCCCGACGATCTCGGTCGTCCCGACGCCGTGCTCTCGGTGATCGGCCAGCTCGCCGCCTTCGACCACTGGCGCCAGCGGGTCACCCTGATCGACAACGTGCTCGTCGAGCCCGATGCCACGGAGGCGGCCCTCGACGCCGCCTACGAGGCCGCCGTCGCCCGCCTGGAGCAGCTGGCCGAGGACGGCGCCCGTCCCCTGAGCGAGCCGCTCGTGGACCCGCCCGACCCCACCGATCCGCTGCCCGAGGTCACCTCCACCATGGGGGCCGAGGTGTACTGCGCCGCGGTCGACGTGGCCAAGGAGCACATCCTCGCCGGCGACATCTTCCAGGTCGTGCTGGCCCAGCGCTTCGACCTCGAGCTGGGCGCCGACCCCTTCGACGTGTACCGGGTGCTGCGCCAGGTGAACCCGAGCCCGTACATGTACTTCCTGCGCCACCCGGAGGTGACCCTGGTCGGTTCGTCCCCCGAGCCGATGGTGCAGCTGCTCGACGGCCGGGTCGTTTCCCGCCCCATCGCCGGCACTCGGCCCCGAGGGGCCACCGACGAGGAGGACCGTCGTCTGGGCGCCGAGCTGGCCGAGCACCCCAAGGAGGTCGCCGAGCACGTGATGCTCATCGACCTCGCCCGCAACGACGTGGGACGGGTGGTCGAGTTCGGCACCGAGAGGGTCGACGAGATGATGACCCTCGAGCGCTACAGCCACGTGATGCACCTCACCTCGCAGGTGTCCGGGAAGCTGGCCGAGGGCCGCACGCCCATCGACGTCCTGCGGGCCACGCTGCCCGCGGGCACCGTCTCGGGTGCGCCCAAGGTGCGGGCCATGGAGATCATCGACGCCCTCGAGCCCACCAAGCGGGGCCCTTACGCCGGTGTGGTCGGCTACCTCGACTTCTCGGGCAACATCGACACCGCCATCGCCATCCGCACGATGGTGATCGGTCCCGACGGCGTGGCCTCGGTCCAGGCCGGCGCCGGCATCGTCGCCGACTCCGACCCGATGGCCGAGCACGAGGAGACGCAGAACAAGGCCCGGGCCCTCCTCGCCGCGGTGCCCGCCGCCCGCCGCATGAGCCGCAAGGGGACCCCATGA
- a CDS encoding folate-binding protein YgfZ, with the protein MSDDRDLMADEQALRGSVGAVRTDREVIEVAGPDAATFLQGQLSQDVAGLAEGASAWTFVLHPDGKVAVWGRITRLGPDRFVFDVDAGAGAALVARLERFKLRVDATIAPLDWQVVALRGPDAPSVDVGDAVTADPEWPSAHGVDLLGPAPTVPEGVRWCAPEVLEVLRIESGVPAMGAELDEHTIPAESGVVERSVSFTKGCFTGQELTARIDSRGGNVPRHLRGLLIAGSVPPVGAEVLVDDEVVGAITSAAPGAAGHGGGVALAYVKRSVDPPAAATVRWGEGEARGEVRPLPLLPLAG; encoded by the coding sequence ATGAGCGATGACCGTGACCTGATGGCCGACGAGCAGGCCCTGCGGGGGTCCGTCGGGGCCGTGCGCACCGACCGTGAGGTGATCGAGGTGGCCGGCCCCGACGCGGCCACGTTCCTCCAGGGCCAGCTCAGCCAGGACGTCGCCGGCCTCGCCGAAGGCGCCTCCGCGTGGACCTTCGTGCTGCACCCCGACGGCAAGGTGGCCGTCTGGGGGCGCATCACCCGGCTCGGCCCCGACCGGTTCGTGTTCGACGTGGACGCCGGCGCCGGCGCCGCCCTCGTGGCCCGTCTCGAACGCTTCAAGCTGCGCGTCGACGCCACCATCGCCCCACTCGACTGGCAGGTCGTGGCCCTCCGTGGCCCCGATGCTCCCTCGGTGGACGTGGGTGACGCCGTCACCGCCGATCCCGAGTGGCCGAGCGCGCACGGCGTCGACCTCCTCGGGCCGGCGCCGACCGTGCCCGAGGGCGTGCGGTGGTGCGCCCCCGAGGTGCTGGAGGTGCTGCGCATCGAGTCCGGCGTGCCCGCCATGGGCGCCGAGCTCGACGAGCACACCATCCCGGCCGAGTCGGGGGTCGTCGAGCGGTCGGTCAGCTTCACCAAGGGCTGCTTCACCGGCCAGGAGCTGACGGCGCGCATCGACAGTCGGGGCGGCAACGTCCCTCGGCACCTGCGCGGTCTCCTCATCGCCGGGTCGGTGCCGCCCGTCGGGGCCGAGGTCCTGGTGGACGACGAGGTCGTGGGCGCCATCACGAGCGCGGCGCCGGGAGCGGCCGGCCACGGCGGGGGTGTCGCCCTGGCCTACGTGAAGCGGTCGGTCGACCCGCCGGCCGCGGCCACGGTCCGCTGGGGCGAGGGCGAGGCTCGAGGCGAGGTGCGCCCGTTGCCCCTCCTACCATTGGCGGGGTGA
- a CDS encoding J domain-containing protein produces MTHYEVLGVAPTADAATVRRAYLVLARKHHPDYHTGDEIGRRRAEREMQRVNEAWSVLGDEDARRAYDRTIGQPSGPRPGFEPKAGPSWHPGGGIPHERDDLAADLADDAPLSDAHVRGSWTLVPVALFASAVALFAVAMVLQAAPLLALSFMCFAFSLLGFVLLPFMAMGSSRRDDLADGGRA; encoded by the coding sequence GTGACCCACTACGAGGTGCTGGGCGTGGCGCCCACGGCCGACGCCGCCACCGTGCGGCGGGCGTACCTCGTGCTCGCCCGCAAGCACCACCCGGACTACCACACCGGTGACGAGATCGGCCGCCGACGGGCCGAGCGGGAGATGCAGCGGGTCAACGAGGCGTGGTCGGTACTCGGCGACGAGGACGCACGAAGGGCCTACGACCGCACCATCGGACAGCCGTCCGGGCCGCGCCCCGGCTTCGAGCCCAAGGCGGGTCCGTCCTGGCACCCCGGTGGCGGCATCCCCCACGAGCGGGACGACCTGGCCGCCGACCTCGCCGACGACGCACCGCTCAGCGACGCCCATGTCCGCGGCTCGTGGACCCTCGTCCCCGTGGCGCTCTTCGCGTCGGCCGTGGCCCTGTTCGCCGTGGCCATGGTGCTCCAGGCCGCACCCCTCCTCGCCCTCTCGTTCATGTGCTTCGCCTTCTCGCTCCTCGGCTTCGTGCTCCTGCCCTTCATGGCCATGGGCTCCAGCCGCCGGGACGACCTCGCCGACGGAGGCCGGGCATGA
- the trpC gene encoding indole-3-glycerol phosphate synthase TrpC: MTSTYLDRILVAHRAAAAQDERPLDALIEQAHALPPTRGFQAALERPGLGVIAEIKRRSPSKGDLNPGLDPAEVARAYERGGAACLSVLTDAEFFGGSPADLSAARAAVSLPVLRKDFTVCERDVCDTRLMGADAVLLIVAALDDRELSHLHSLALRLGLDVLVEVHDADELNRALDVGATLIGVNQRDLVTFAVDTERAASLRPLMPGGTVSVAESGVGGPGDAAHLRAAGYDAVLVGESVVTSGDPEAAVHALASV; this comes from the coding sequence ATGACGAGCACCTACCTCGACCGCATCCTCGTCGCCCACCGGGCCGCCGCCGCACAGGACGAGCGCCCGCTCGACGCGCTCATCGAGCAGGCCCACGCCCTGCCCCCGACGCGCGGGTTCCAGGCGGCACTCGAGCGTCCCGGGCTCGGAGTGATCGCCGAGATCAAGCGGCGTTCGCCCTCGAAGGGGGACCTGAACCCCGGGCTCGATCCCGCCGAGGTGGCCCGGGCCTACGAGCGCGGCGGTGCCGCCTGCCTCTCGGTGCTCACCGACGCCGAGTTCTTCGGCGGATCGCCGGCGGATCTCTCCGCCGCCCGGGCGGCGGTGTCCCTGCCCGTGCTGCGCAAGGACTTCACCGTGTGCGAGCGCGACGTCTGCGACACCCGTCTGATGGGCGCCGACGCGGTCCTGCTCATCGTGGCCGCCCTCGACGATCGCGAGCTCAGCCACCTGCACTCCCTCGCCCTGCGGCTGGGGCTCGACGTGCTCGTCGAGGTCCACGACGCCGACGAGCTGAACCGCGCGCTCGACGTCGGCGCCACCCTCATCGGGGTGAACCAGCGCGACCTCGTCACCTTCGCCGTGGACACCGAGCGGGCGGCGTCGCTGCGCCCGCTCATGCCCGGGGGCACGGTCTCGGTGGCCGAGTCCGGCGTCGGCGGGCCCGGGGACGCCGCCCACCTGCGGGCGGCCGGTTACGACGCCGTCCTGGTGGGGGAGTCGGTCGTGACCAGCGGAGACCCCGAAGCCGCCGTCCACGCCCTCGCCTCGGTCTGA
- a CDS encoding phosphoribosylanthranilate isomerase — MFVKICGTTSEEDALLAVAMGADAVGFIFAPSPRQVSTTRVRDILTRLPREILTVGVFRDEAPERVLQIVQETRLGAVQLHGHETPEESRWLADRVGFLIRALPAGSPDLARIDEFGASAVHIDSETPGSGQVFDWSLAEGAPSHRKVILAGGLTPENVGDAIAKVQPWGVDVATGVESEPGRKDASKLRAFINAARAAAPAGYEGTDSGPYDWQEDL; from the coding sequence ATGTTCGTGAAGATCTGCGGGACCACGTCAGAGGAGGACGCGTTGCTGGCCGTGGCCATGGGCGCGGACGCGGTGGGGTTCATCTTCGCCCCGTCCCCGCGTCAGGTCTCGACCACGCGGGTGCGCGACATCCTCACCCGCCTGCCCCGCGAGATCCTCACCGTCGGGGTGTTCCGTGACGAGGCGCCCGAGCGGGTGCTCCAGATCGTCCAGGAAACCCGCCTCGGGGCGGTCCAGCTCCACGGTCACGAGACACCCGAGGAGAGCCGCTGGTTGGCCGACCGCGTCGGCTTTCTCATCAGGGCCCTGCCCGCCGGTTCGCCCGACCTCGCCCGGATCGACGAGTTCGGGGCCAGCGCCGTGCACATCGACTCCGAGACGCCCGGGTCCGGCCAGGTCTTCGACTGGTCGCTGGCCGAAGGCGCACCGTCGCACCGCAAGGTCATCCTCGCCGGCGGGCTCACCCCCGAGAACGTGGGTGACGCCATCGCCAAGGTGCAGCCGTGGGGCGTCGACGTCGCCACCGGCGTCGAGTCCGAGCCCGGCCGCAAGGACGCCTCCAAGCTCCGGGCCTTCATCAACGCGGCCCGGGCGGCGGCCCCGGCCGGCTACGAGGGCACCGATTCGGGCCCCTACGACTGGCAGGAGGACCTGTGA